The genomic stretch GTCTAAGTTTCAACTACATGGAAACTCCAGGAAACCTTTATTTTGCAGTTTATCTGTATGTTATTTTTcagataacacattatatttgtcACTTTGAAGCAACATTTCTGAATCGGACAATATCTGATGTACCTTGCTGGTTCTTGTTAAATAAGAACGTTTGAAGGTCGGTATAAGCCAGAGAACCAGCAGGAGCAGCTCAAAAGGCATGAAAGATAATATGACGCAAGTGAAATAGTAATCACTAGCTTAATTCACCCTCAAATTAACTGAAGAATAGTATCATCCACAGATAACACATGCAGTAACTGAAAGTACCAGCGAGCAAGTACGACAGGAACTGAACGGTCTATGCAACTGCGAAACTACAAGTAACACTTGAAAATGAAAAGTTTTGCCAAAAGATGTACTAAGGTCCAATCTACATTTCTCTTTCTGAGTTGTTGGTGAAGCGCCAAAGTAAGCCTCCAATAATATTATTTATGGAGTGAGAAGCCATTGGGACTATGATGCTTGATGAAGCTATGGTTGCTAAACCATAGGCAAGGCCAACAAATGTTGCCCTGGAAACACAAAAAAGGAAAATCAGATGTAAGAAACAGAAGCAATAGTTTGGGTGGTAACTCCCACATAAGAAAAGGGTGGTAACTGGCATGTTTCAAGAACTGTGAATTGTAAACATGCAGGAAAATACTGCAGGCGGGAGCGGCTACCAGATTGCGAATGAGTATCTCCTGCCATTACCCAAGTGAAGAACACCAAAAAAGGCACCGGCTACTAGGGCACTTAACCAGTTCAGTCCGAAAATTGGCATCAATGCCCCTCGAAACAGGAGCTCCTGATATATCGAAAGTTTTTTAAACATGAAGATTTATTCTGGAGAAAAGAAACAATTCTGCAAAAACATTTTAAATAAATATATATGCTTACCTCACTTATTCCAGGGAGACAAGCAACCACGATGTAATCGAGAGGCTCCAGGGAAGTTAGGATCTAGTAGGAAAGAATAAAATCATCTAAAGTTAGAGTTGTAGCAAAGGGACTTGCACTGGCTAATAATACTAAGTAAGTTTGCCAGGGTCGAGTTAAGTTGACAGTGACATCAGAAAAATAGCAGATTGCAAATAATAATTTTTGGCTGTTTACAAAAAGCTCAGGTTGTGAAAGCAATTAAGAGATCAGCTCTGGGGTAATTATAACAATTGTGCAACTTGACATGAGTACACGATGAGAGGATGTAAAATTCTCAATTTGCGCCTAGTTCATAAAACAGAGCATTGGTTGATGTCTGGGGGGAATGTATATCAAGAAATTTTTGCTTCCTGTATAGCTGAATTGGCTGATGCAATGCACTCCAAAAACATTTTCTTTGAGATAGCACACCAAATGATAAGCATATTGAGAACCTATATGTTACACCTTTCAGCAGAATGGTTGTGAACTTCTCATTGCACGCGACTTCATTTTTCGATAATGGGCGACTTCATGAGAGAGGAAAGACTAAAATATTGCATCTTAAGGTGTTCAGTTGATGAGGTATACAGTTCTCAGTTTATAATTTTTTCTTCccttttgtttgcttgttttggtTTTGGTTTAGGGTTCTCCTGTAAGGCTGGCACCATTTTGGCGAGTTCTCATAATACAGGATGACGTGCATTTATGTACATGCTCAAGAAAAAAAATGCATGTTAACAAAGCACTTATAGAGCAAAAGAGACTTTATTCAAAGGTTGTACATACCTGTGTATTTGCAGCTTCACTGGAATCTCTGAAATCTGGCCATGTCTGTAGTAAAATGTATCTGGTAGAGGATATCAGTATTACGAGTCCAGCAACCAATTCGAGATGCCAACTTTCAGAATTAACTGCATAACAGCACTAGATTAGTATGCTTGGGGGCGTTTAGCTGAATCGACACCATTACATGACTTCTCATTCATTTTGTGAGAGAACAAGGAGCAAACTACTGACATGATACAACCGTAGAGTCAGCAAATGGCCATCCATTTGAAGATGCAATGTGTGATACCTGAAAACAAACAGTATGACATGTCGGTTACTACTAGAATGCCCTGCCATCCTACAGAGTACAACATTATACGTGCTTTAGAAAGTCTGGTGCTCCCAATAGCTGGTCTTTTGTTGAAATAATACTAGCTTTTGCAACCACTGCAAAACCAATGTTTACCTCACGAAGAACAAGACCAGACGCAAGCAGCAAGCCAGATGTGAGAGTGCAGGACTGAAGAACAGCACTCCTTGGGGCACCTGCAGGTTTCTCATCACTAGTAACAACTCCATTGACCTCAAGGATGCTAGTGGGATTTTCGCTGTTGCTTGAAGAAGTGTCTTCACCATTCAGTGTAGGACCTTTGGACATATTACGGGAGCGTCTCCGTTTCCTCTCATTGTTCTTTGCTGCATATATTCTGGCCACCTTCAGTAAATAGCACGAGGTCTGGGTGTCACAGATACTGCGTGAGGAATTaactgaactttttttttttacgTTCCGGTGTAAGTAATACTTACATTACGTGGAGCAGAATGTACATGTTTGCAGGGAACAGCTGAAATCTGGCATTTCCAACCTGATCAAACATGATCTGCCAATGTAAGGATATCAAAATGACGATCAAAGACATATTTATATGACACAAAAAGGAAGATAAATGCCCAGAAGACGTATGCGACATTGCAGAGtgatcagaaaaaaaaaactgcccgcTTGGATTCATCCCAATCCTCTCTGATTGGCATACTACAGAACCGGTGCCCAACACAGTACACACACAAAGGGGGAAGAAATTGGTGTAGAATCCACAGTGGGGATTAGCTTAAATGCAAGCTTCATGTCAACCTATGTCCAGGGTCCAATCCAAGAACTTCAATCGGGCCAAGTAaaaagaggaaaagggatgataAATTAGGCATACCTTGGAGGGAGAATGGGTGGCGACAGGACCGTGCGCTCGCTGCGAGCATCATCATCCGCAACGAGTGGCCACCTGggatctgggggggggggggggggtagtacACCAAGATTGCTAGCGGAAAATTTGATTGAGAAAAATCCTACAGTAACATGCGGTATATGATCAATTGCAGATCTAAGGACTAACGTACAGCATTTGATCAATTTCTGAAGATGTCAAAAACAAGGGTGACAAAGAGAGGAATGGTGAAATGTGGCTATAGGTGTTCCGTAAAAACATATGGCTGTGAACACCGTATCTGCGTGCTGGCCGTGGCTTTTTGGGAAGGGTCTCATCGTGTATCTAGTCTAGCCATTTCTTGATCGATTTTTACAAATTTGTTTGCGTGTAGAAAACAGATATTTGCTGCGAGAAAAAAACTTGAATTATTAGTTTGGTTAACAAAATACGAAATCTCNNNNNNNNNNNNNNNNNNNNNNNNNNNNNNNNNNNNNNNNNNNNNNNNNNNNNNNNNNNNNNNNNNNNNNNNNNNNNNNNNNNNNNNNNNNNNNNNNNNNGgcccacgcgtattccaagacgaactttgacaataaaaattgagcaacacactcttgattatattatatgtaattaatatcgttggattcgtattgaaaagcacattctaatgatgctaatttcatacaaacaatctttatatatttaaagtaattctttgtCAAACAAAAATCACGTAAAAGAcacatatgatactactacatgatactattcctatagtgggtagtatcatggagtagtatcatagtcatgctatatttattattttttagaatctcaatgccaatttgtgtacaagatttttttagcattaacttttctcgttgtttgcgctatgaCACATTATCTACCTatattactctaatctcctctctcctacttaattagctgccacatgagcatttttgtgagaccaatgcgcatgatactagcactatggctagccttagtaTTACTACTCCTGGAGTAGTATAATTCTCTCGTGTACTTGGCTATTTTCGGGAATAAATAACAAACGGTGGGGTTTTCCCTCCGTCCACCTCCAAAAAtaatattagtattatattaCTTGGACCATAGTCATAATCAAAATCAAATTTCAGTTCGTCGACAAAATGTCCCGCCAATCCCGAAATATTTCAGACGCGTTTTCAAtgggattttgaagatagatagtGATCATTGTaaccgatattcaaggtgatgatgatttgatgtgtaACTCGGCCTTCAAcatagtactagtac from Lolium rigidum isolate FL_2022 chromosome 4, APGP_CSIRO_Lrig_0.1, whole genome shotgun sequence encodes the following:
- the LOC124649617 gene encoding uncharacterized protein LOC124649617 isoform X1; translated protein: MMMLAASARSCRHPFSLQGWKCQISAVPCKHVHSAPRNVARIYAAKNNERKRRRSRNMSKGPTLNGEDTSSSNSENPTSILEVNGVVTSDEKPAGAPRSAVLQSCTLTSGLLLASGLVLREVSHIASSNGWPFADSTVVSFNSESWHLELVAGLVILISSTRYILLQTWPDFRDSSEAANTQILTSLEPLDYIVVACLPGISEELLFRGALMPIFGLNWLSALVAGAFFGVLHLGNGRRYSFAIWATFVGLAYGLATIASSSIIVPMASHSINNIIGGLLWRFTNNSEREM
- the LOC124649617 gene encoding uncharacterized protein LOC124649617 isoform X2, whose amino-acid sequence is MSKGPTLNGEDTSSSNSENPTSILEVNGVVTSDEKPAGAPRSAVLQSCTLTSGLLLASGLVLREVSHIASSNGWPFADSTVVSFNSESWHLELVAGLVILISSTRYILLQTWPDFRDSSEAANTQILTSLEPLDYIVVACLPGISEELLFRGALMPIFGLNWLSALVAGAFFGVLHLGNGRRYSFAIWATFVGLAYGLATIASSSIIVPMASHSINNIIGGLLWRFTNNSEREM